The following are encoded in a window of Polynucleobacter sp. AP-Kolm-20A-A1 genomic DNA:
- the hflK gene encoding FtsH protease activity modulator HflK translates to MMRKFLGLFSVNDPGWGNSHNTGGSKDAKDGQGNEQAPKVDPDTKPVETPPTNQPGNQQAKPDGPPDLDELWRDFNDRIAGMFGGKKKPGVTGSSAQKPSNKPNSTDIPPPSQRGGNSGGNGGGPSAPNFNFSNPFGSKASVLIGAAAVFFIWVCSGFFIIQEGQAGVILTFGKYDYTAKPGINWRMPWPIQSEETVNLSGVRSVEVGRPVLIKATNQKDSSMLTEDENIIDVRFAVQYRLKDPTDYLFNNRDPDAAVVQAAETAVREIVARSKMDTVLYEGREKIGIDLANSIQKILDSYKTGIYVTSVTVQNVQPPEQVQAAFDDAVKAGQDQERLKSEGQAYANDIIPRAKGTAARLIQEAEGYKARVVATAEGDATRFKQILVEYSKAPQVTRDRMYIDSMREMYNNVTKILVDTTKSNSLLYLPLDKIVAQVSAESAQAASAQVNQSGVSTPTGSVTVGGATGVNTPNPSSSAPATTPPAASSNNNVDKRDGLRSRDRESR, encoded by the coding sequence ATGATGCGTAAATTTCTAGGCCTTTTTTCGGTCAATGATCCAGGTTGGGGCAATAGCCACAACACCGGTGGATCAAAAGATGCCAAAGATGGGCAGGGAAATGAACAAGCTCCAAAAGTCGACCCAGATACAAAACCAGTTGAGACTCCACCAACAAATCAGCCAGGCAATCAACAAGCTAAGCCAGATGGCCCTCCAGATTTGGATGAGCTGTGGCGTGATTTCAATGACAGAATCGCTGGAATGTTTGGTGGCAAGAAAAAACCTGGTGTCACGGGTAGCTCTGCACAAAAGCCTAGCAATAAACCCAATAGCACTGATATTCCTCCGCCGTCACAACGTGGCGGTAATAGCGGTGGCAATGGTGGCGGTCCATCTGCACCTAACTTTAATTTCAGCAATCCATTCGGATCTAAGGCTAGCGTTCTGATTGGAGCGGCTGCCGTATTCTTCATTTGGGTATGTAGTGGCTTTTTCATTATTCAAGAAGGTCAAGCGGGCGTCATCCTCACTTTTGGTAAATACGACTACACCGCCAAGCCTGGTATCAACTGGCGTATGCCTTGGCCTATCCAGTCTGAAGAGACTGTCAATCTATCTGGCGTCCGCTCGGTAGAAGTGGGTCGCCCGGTATTGATTAAGGCTACCAATCAAAAAGACTCTTCCATGCTCACCGAAGATGAAAACATCATCGATGTGCGCTTTGCTGTCCAGTACCGCCTGAAAGATCCAACTGATTATTTATTTAACAACCGCGATCCAGATGCTGCAGTAGTTCAAGCGGCAGAAACAGCTGTTCGGGAAATCGTTGCGCGCAGCAAGATGGATACCGTCTTGTATGAGGGTCGCGAAAAGATTGGCATTGATTTGGCAAACTCAATTCAGAAGATTTTGGATAGCTACAAGACGGGTATCTACGTCACTAGCGTGACCGTGCAAAACGTTCAGCCGCCAGAACAAGTTCAAGCAGCATTTGACGACGCCGTGAAAGCCGGTCAAGACCAGGAACGCCTGAAGAGTGAAGGTCAGGCCTACGCCAATGACATTATTCCGCGCGCCAAGGGTACCGCTGCTCGCCTCATTCAAGAGGCTGAAGGCTATAAGGCACGCGTTGTTGCAACAGCAGAGGGTGACGCTACACGCTTTAAACAAATCTTGGTGGAGTACTCCAAAGCGCCGCAAGTAACTCGCGATCGTATGTATATCGACAGCATGCGTGAGATGTATAACAACGTTACGAAGATTTTGGTTGATACAACCAAGAGCAATAGCTTGTTGTATCTGCCGCTCGACAAGATCGTTGCTCAAGTTAGTGCTGAAAGCGCTCAAGCAGCAAGTGCTCAAGTTAACCAGTCGGGGGTATCCACTCCAACTGGCAGTGTGACTGTAGGAGGGGCAACAGGAGTGAATACTCCAAACCCATCTTCTAGCGCACCAGCGACAACGCCACCGGCTGCAAGTAGCAATAACAATGTAGACAAACGTGATGGTCTTCGCAGTCGTGATCGGGAGTCCAGATAA
- the hflX gene encoding GTPase HflX, with the protein MAELSLLADSAGSIPAASVIARKGKTDPALFIGSGKANELKKVMEEQGAELAIFNHPLSPTQQRNLERHIGFHVMDRTGLILDIFSQRAQSHIGKTQVELAQVRYRMSRLVRAWSHLERQRGGIGVRGGPGETQMELDRRMLATKAKRLENELEKLQRQQRTQRRARNRKDVFSVSLVGYTNAGKSTLFNALTKAGTYAADQLFATLDTTSRRVHLDGVGSIVVSDTVGFIRDLPHQLVEAFRATLDETIHADLILHVIDACSPVAREQKAEVEAVLEEIGADDIPRIEVMNKIDQMPQTFTRGAVLERDGQGFPSQVFLSAQTGLGLDLLRSALAECSQMTDRIRVEHNRAKTQMAPDEFLAPLPERPESSEFNPIPKRSYFSNDA; encoded by the coding sequence ATGGCAGAGCTCAGTCTTTTGGCTGACAGTGCCGGCTCAATACCCGCAGCTAGCGTTATTGCACGTAAAGGCAAGACCGATCCAGCCCTATTCATAGGCTCTGGCAAGGCGAATGAACTTAAGAAGGTGATGGAAGAGCAGGGAGCTGAGCTCGCTATCTTCAATCATCCACTTTCTCCAACCCAGCAACGCAATCTAGAACGTCACATTGGTTTTCATGTGATGGATCGCACGGGTTTGATCCTTGATATCTTTAGTCAGAGAGCACAAAGCCATATTGGTAAGACACAGGTTGAGCTTGCGCAAGTGCGCTATCGCATGTCACGTTTAGTAAGGGCATGGAGTCACTTGGAGCGTCAGCGAGGTGGTATTGGTGTGCGTGGTGGTCCTGGTGAAACGCAGATGGAGTTGGATCGCCGTATGTTGGCAACCAAAGCTAAGCGTTTAGAAAATGAATTGGAGAAACTTCAGCGCCAGCAAAGAACACAAAGAAGAGCGCGCAATCGCAAAGATGTGTTCTCTGTATCCTTGGTTGGATATACCAATGCGGGTAAATCCACTCTTTTCAATGCCCTCACCAAAGCAGGGACTTATGCGGCTGACCAGCTATTTGCCACTTTGGATACCACCTCTAGGAGAGTCCATTTGGATGGAGTTGGCTCCATTGTGGTGTCCGATACCGTTGGCTTCATCCGGGATTTGCCGCACCAGCTGGTAGAGGCTTTTAGGGCCACTTTGGACGAAACCATCCATGCCGACCTGATTTTGCATGTCATTGATGCCTGCAGCCCGGTTGCCAGGGAGCAAAAAGCCGAAGTAGAGGCGGTTTTGGAGGAAATTGGGGCTGATGACATCCCCCGAATCGAGGTTATGAACAAGATTGACCAGATGCCGCAAACCTTCACCCGAGGGGCTGTTTTGGAGCGGGATGGGCAGGGCTTCCCCAGCCAGGTTTTCCTATCAGCCCAGACTGGCTTGGGCCTTGATTTGCTGCGCTCAGCGCTGGCCGAATGCTCCCAAATGACTGATAGAATAAGGGTCGAACACAACCGTGCCAAGACGCAAATGGCCCCGGACGAGTTTTTAGCACCATTACCAGAACGACCAGAATCATCCGAATTTAATCCGATTCCTAAACGAAGCTATTTTTCTAATGATGCGTAA
- the hflC gene encoding protease modulator HflC, with translation MNANRLIAAGIAFIALIYVLSSSVFVVDQRKFAVVFSFGQIVRVIEKPGIQVKLPAPFESVRFFDRRILTIDNPEAERFITAEKKNLLVDSYVKWRIVDPRKFFISFKGDERLAQDRLTQLVRSALNEEFTKRTVRELISDQREEVMQGIRKKVADDAADIGVEIVDVRLKRVDLLAEISDSVYRRMEAERKRVANELRSTGAAESDKIRANAERQRDTILAEAYRDAQKIKGAGDAKATALYAEAFGRDPQFAQFYQSLEAYRSSFKDKKDIMVVEPNGEFFKFLHKK, from the coding sequence ATGAATGCGAATCGTTTAATTGCGGCAGGCATTGCATTCATTGCACTTATTTATGTGCTGTCTTCCAGCGTCTTTGTGGTTGATCAGCGCAAGTTCGCCGTTGTGTTTTCTTTTGGACAGATTGTTCGTGTCATTGAGAAGCCAGGCATTCAAGTGAAGTTGCCGGCGCCGTTTGAAAGCGTGCGCTTCTTCGATCGCCGTATTCTGACAATCGACAATCCAGAAGCAGAGCGTTTTATTACTGCTGAGAAGAAAAACCTCTTGGTCGATTCTTATGTGAAATGGCGCATTGTCGATCCACGTAAGTTCTTTATTAGCTTTAAGGGTGATGAGCGTTTGGCGCAAGATCGCTTAACCCAATTGGTTCGTTCTGCCCTTAATGAAGAGTTCACGAAGCGTACTGTTCGCGAGTTGATCTCTGATCAGCGTGAAGAGGTGATGCAAGGCATTCGCAAGAAGGTGGCAGATGATGCTGCGGATATCGGCGTAGAGATCGTAGATGTGAGATTAAAGCGCGTTGACCTCTTGGCTGAGATCAGTGATTCTGTTTATCGTCGTATGGAGGCAGAGCGTAAGCGTGTTGCCAATGAGCTGCGCTCAACGGGTGCTGCAGAATCTGACAAGATTCGCGCTAATGCGGAGCGTCAGCGTGACACGATCTTGGCTGAAGCATATCGTGACGCACAAAAGATTAAAGGTGCAGGTGATGCCAAGGCAACAGCACTTTACGCTGAGGCATTTGGGCGCGACCCTCAGTTTGCGCAGTTCTATCAAAGCTTGGAAGCCTACCGTAGCTCTTTCAAAGATAAGAAAGACATCATGGTGGTTGAGCCTAATGGCGAATTCTTTAAGTTCCTGCATAAAAAATAA